The Spirosoma foliorum genome has a window encoding:
- a CDS encoding 30S ribosomal protein S16: MSVKIRLARRGRKRRAIYDIVIAESTSPRDGRFIEKIGSYNPNTDPSTVVLKSERAVYWLMVGAQPTDTARSVLSHEGIMYRKHLQVGVNKGAITQEQADAKFTTWQEEKQGRKTGAAETKSQSKEQDRAARLEAEKKVNEARAEAIAKKNKVEEPVAETPVAEEAPAEDAAPAEEAPAAE, translated from the coding sequence ATGAGTGTTAAAATTCGTTTAGCGCGTCGTGGACGCAAAAGAAGAGCGATTTACGATATCGTGATTGCAGAGTCAACCTCTCCTCGCGATGGCCGTTTCATTGAAAAAATCGGTTCGTACAATCCCAACACTGACCCTTCGACTGTTGTATTGAAGTCGGAGCGGGCTGTTTACTGGCTCATGGTTGGTGCTCAGCCGACTGATACCGCGCGTTCGGTATTGTCGCACGAAGGCATCATGTATCGCAAGCACCTTCAGGTGGGTGTGAACAAAGGTGCTATCACACAAGAACAGGCCGATGCGAAATTCACGACCTGGCAAGAAGAAAAACAAGGCCGTAAAACCGGTGCTGCTGAAACCAAATCGCAATCGAAAGAGCAAGATCGCGCTGCTCGTTTAGAAGCGGAGAAAAAGGTGAACGAAGCTCGCGCTGAAGCTATTGCTAAGAAAAACAAAGTAGAAGAGCCTGTTGCAGAAACTCCAGTAGCTGAAGAAGCTCCTGCAGAAGATGCTGCTCCTGCTGAAGAAGCACCTGCTGCGGAATAA
- a CDS encoding transglycosylase domain-containing protein, with protein MTDRQQKALRIAGWIFLSIFLLACVGAGVAYFKRESLLKTALERGIRKAKRDYHLDVRIGSAKFTGLSSLAFTDISVVPEQRDSLARIQRVELAVRFWPLLTGKIGLSGMTLENGLVQVVKRDSLTNIDFLLHKKRDSTATADRSAESSQRTNLADVTENLIDNILSKIPDDLNISNLEFRAMDTDDTLSLLTQTAVIKDEDVASTLKLNGNQATWHVTGTADPASREYNLALYAEGKPIELPYIQKKFNLKLQADTLRAELHEVDRSGGEFRLEGAGSVQNLRINHPAIARADVLVPRAAIDAHLFVGENYVGVDSSSTLHLGEVSAHPFLKYTLKPTKIYEAQLHTGPMDAQALFNSFPQGLFESLEGMKVSGKLRYDVDFQLDSSLPDSVKFDSGLTSEGFQILQMGRTDFAAINQPFIYTPYEKGKPVRDIVVGPENPDYTPIDQISPDLRNALLTSEDYNFFTHKGFNEKAFRVSIATNFKEKSFKRGASTISMQLVKNVFLNRNKTISRKVEEILIVWLIENQHIIPKERMYEVYLNIIEWGKNIYGIGEAARYYFAKSPSELDLGESIFLAFVVPRPKAALNWFVPDGTLQVRNVRGYFRLIGRIMSRRGLTAPDSGAYGFYGVRLREGLRRQVAPVDSLFQSDSLMTDPADVDADDDSEGGTGIGNFFRRLFKGKKADEKRTDEEQSTVQPERRSTPDVITNEPAPTDTVKTRKQLRQERREQKRREKEAKKALEANNP; from the coding sequence ATGACGGATCGTCAACAGAAGGCTCTGCGTATCGCTGGCTGGATATTTCTGAGTATTTTTTTATTGGCCTGTGTAGGTGCTGGCGTGGCTTATTTCAAGCGCGAAAGCCTGTTAAAAACTGCCCTCGAACGAGGAATCCGTAAAGCAAAACGGGATTATCATCTTGATGTTCGGATTGGCTCAGCCAAATTTACCGGATTAAGCTCGCTGGCATTCACGGATATTTCAGTCGTGCCTGAACAGCGCGACAGTCTGGCTCGTATCCAACGGGTTGAACTGGCAGTCCGGTTCTGGCCGTTACTGACTGGTAAAATCGGCTTGTCGGGCATGACCCTCGAAAATGGTCTTGTTCAGGTTGTAAAGCGTGATTCGCTCACGAATATTGACTTCCTGCTTCACAAAAAACGCGATTCTACAGCAACTGCTGACCGTTCGGCTGAATCATCCCAGCGTACAAATCTGGCTGATGTAACCGAAAACCTGATCGACAATATTCTGTCTAAGATTCCCGATGATCTGAATATCAGCAATCTGGAGTTTCGGGCTATGGATACGGACGATACTCTAAGTCTGCTAACCCAAACAGCGGTTATTAAAGACGAAGACGTAGCCTCAACACTAAAACTAAACGGCAATCAGGCAACCTGGCACGTGACAGGTACCGCTGATCCTGCCAGCCGGGAATATAATCTGGCCCTATATGCCGAAGGGAAGCCAATTGAACTCCCTTATATTCAGAAGAAATTTAACTTAAAGCTCCAGGCTGATACCTTACGGGCCGAACTTCATGAGGTTGATCGTTCGGGTGGTGAGTTTCGGCTTGAAGGAGCGGGTTCTGTTCAGAATTTACGGATTAACCATCCGGCCATTGCCCGCGCTGATGTGCTGGTGCCAAGGGCAGCTATAGATGCACACCTGTTTGTTGGCGAAAATTATGTGGGTGTCGATAGCTCATCAACCTTACACTTAGGAGAAGTCAGCGCCCATCCTTTCCTAAAATATACGCTCAAGCCAACGAAAATTTATGAGGCCCAGTTACATACGGGCCCTATGGACGCTCAGGCGCTGTTCAATTCATTTCCGCAAGGATTGTTTGAATCGCTTGAAGGGATGAAAGTCTCCGGCAAGCTCCGGTATGATGTTGATTTCCAATTAGATTCCTCGCTTCCCGATTCCGTAAAATTTGATTCTGGTTTAACCTCCGAAGGCTTCCAGATTTTGCAAATGGGTCGCACGGATTTCGCGGCCATCAACCAGCCGTTTATTTATACTCCTTACGAGAAAGGCAAACCCGTTCGGGATATTGTTGTTGGCCCCGAAAATCCGGACTACACCCCTATCGACCAGATTTCGCCTGATCTTCGGAACGCGTTGTTAACCTCGGAAGATTATAACTTCTTTACGCATAAGGGATTCAACGAGAAAGCTTTCCGCGTCTCTATTGCGACCAATTTTAAAGAGAAATCATTTAAACGAGGAGCCAGTACGATTTCGATGCAGTTGGTAAAAAACGTCTTCCTAAATCGAAATAAGACGATTTCTCGCAAGGTTGAAGAGATCCTGATTGTCTGGCTGATCGAGAACCAGCATATCATTCCCAAAGAACGGATGTATGAGGTCTATCTCAATATTATTGAGTGGGGAAAAAATATTTACGGCATTGGAGAAGCTGCCCGCTATTACTTTGCCAAAAGTCCCTCTGAACTTGATCTGGGCGAAAGTATTTTTCTAGCCTTTGTAGTACCCCGTCCTAAAGCCGCTTTAAACTGGTTCGTGCCAGATGGCACCCTTCAGGTACGAAACGTACGTGGGTACTTTAGACTTATTGGTCGGATTATGTCCCGACGTGGCCTGACGGCACCGGACTCCGGCGCTTACGGTTTTTATGGCGTTCGCCTTCGCGAAGGACTTCGTCGTCAGGTTGCTCCTGTAGATTCCTTATTCCAAAGCGACAGCCTAATGACAGATCCGGCAGATGTTGATGCCGACGACGACAGCGAAGGAGGTACCGGAATCGGGAACTTCTTCCGCCGATTATTTAAAGGCAAAAAAGCCGATGAGAAACGAACGGATGAGGAGCAATCAACGGTTCAGCCTGAACGCCGATCAACACCTGACGTCATCACGAACGAACCAGCCCCTACCGACACTGTTAAAACCCGCAAGCAACTTCGGCAGGAACGACGGGAGCAAAAGCGACGGGAAAAAGAAGCGAAAAAGGCTCTGGAAGCCAATAACCCCTAA
- the trmD gene encoding tRNA (guanosine(37)-N1)-methyltransferase TrmD, giving the protein MRIDIITCLPKLLESFFAHSILQRAQQGGYVEVVVHDLRDYTLDKHRRVDDYAFGGAAGMVMQIEPIARCIRALQADRAYDEIIYMTPDGERLNQKTTNTLSLRQNLIILCGHYKGVDERVRELFITKEISIGDYVLSGGELAACVLSDAIIRLLPGVLNDETSALTDSFQDNLLAPPVYTRPAEFEGHRVPDILLSGHEAKIDEWRHEQALARTQARRPDLLEE; this is encoded by the coding sequence ATGAGGATTGATATTATTACCTGTCTGCCGAAGCTTCTGGAGAGCTTTTTCGCCCATTCTATTCTACAGCGGGCACAACAGGGCGGTTATGTGGAAGTCGTTGTCCACGACCTGCGCGATTATACGCTGGATAAACATCGGCGAGTAGATGATTATGCCTTTGGTGGCGCAGCGGGCATGGTGATGCAAATCGAACCGATTGCCCGATGTATTCGTGCGCTACAGGCAGATCGGGCTTACGACGAGATTATTTATATGACGCCAGATGGTGAGCGATTGAATCAGAAAACGACCAATACACTCTCGTTGCGGCAAAATCTGATTATTCTCTGCGGGCACTACAAAGGTGTAGATGAACGTGTTCGGGAGCTGTTTATCACTAAAGAAATCAGCATTGGCGATTACGTGCTTTCGGGTGGTGAACTTGCCGCCTGCGTGCTTTCAGATGCTATTATCCGTTTGTTGCCAGGAGTTCTGAATGATGAAACATCGGCACTAACCGATTCATTTCAGGATAATCTTTTAGCGCCCCCAGTCTACACTCGTCCGGCCGAATTCGAAGGCCACCGGGTGCCCGACATTCTACTATCGGGTCACGAAGCCAAAATTGACGAGTGGCGTCACGAACAGGCCTTGGCTCGAACCCAGGCAAGACGCCCTGATTTGCTGGAAGAATAA
- a CDS encoding FxLYD domain-containing protein, whose product MKALVRLILLVVIFGGISLFVISKLNHTSLSTKTIDLGVDCSEIDNVLVTSTVNVVVKNHSSRSHKDVSVKIIAFDEAGNQLKEKYTTFTRTLAPNSSFDKPVTLPAETKRCDCKIVSSQPD is encoded by the coding sequence ATGAAAGCATTAGTGCGATTGATTCTGCTTGTCGTTATTTTCGGGGGGATTTCTCTTTTCGTTATCTCAAAACTGAACCATACATCGCTTTCAACCAAAACAATTGATTTAGGCGTCGATTGTTCGGAGATAGACAATGTACTGGTAACATCGACGGTTAACGTGGTTGTAAAAAACCACTCATCCCGTTCTCATAAAGATGTATCGGTAAAAATAATTGCCTTCGACGAAGCCGGCAATCAGCTTAAAGAGAAATATACCACGTTTACCCGCACACTGGCCCCTAATAGTAGTTTCGATAAACCCGTTACCTTACCAGCCGAGACCAAGCGGTGCGATTGCAAGATCGTCAGCTCACAACCAGACTAA
- a CDS encoding NAD(P)-dependent oxidoreductase, with protein MQLLVVGATGGTGKQAVEQALQRGYYVTAFVRDPAKLAIKHPNLTVLTGDVLKPDTLLHAVRRQDAVFCALGSRPGQNNPVVADGTKNLITAMRQAGVRRLLVVSSLGVGTSYEEASLPSKFFIKLVLKGVIAEKEIQEQAIRQSKLDWVIARPTRLTNGPLTGKYRLGEHLPFSLFALPKISRADVAAFLLDQLDKDEYLGKAVTITGK; from the coding sequence ATGCAACTGTTAGTCGTAGGAGCTACCGGGGGAACTGGTAAACAAGCCGTTGAACAGGCACTGCAACGGGGATACTATGTCACGGCTTTCGTGCGCGATCCGGCGAAACTAGCGATTAAGCATCCGAATCTAACAGTACTGACCGGTGATGTTCTCAAGCCAGACACGTTACTTCATGCTGTTCGACGACAGGACGCTGTTTTCTGTGCATTGGGTAGTCGCCCTGGCCAGAACAACCCTGTTGTAGCGGATGGTACGAAAAATCTAATCACAGCCATGCGACAGGCAGGGGTACGCAGATTGCTGGTGGTATCGTCGCTGGGTGTTGGAACAAGCTATGAAGAAGCGTCTTTGCCCAGTAAATTCTTTATCAAATTAGTACTCAAGGGCGTTATTGCCGAAAAGGAAATACAGGAACAAGCCATTCGGCAGAGCAAACTTGATTGGGTCATTGCTCGCCCAACCCGACTGACAAACGGGCCACTTACGGGCAAGTATCGATTAGGTGAACATTTACCCTTTTCGCTATTTGCATTGCCTAAAATCAGCCGTGCCGATGTTGCTGCTTTCCTGCTTGATCAGTTGGATAAAGATGAGTACTTGGGTAAAGCTGTTACGATTACGGGAAAATAA
- a CDS encoding four helix bundle protein gives MKKDNIVLDKSFRFAIRIIRLYQHLKDTKKEFVLSKQMLRSGTSVGANVREGNNAESKADFIHKMGVAQKEADETLYWLELLNATDYLTIAEFESIYQDANELLKLIRSIILTAKSNR, from the coding sequence ATGAAAAAGGATAATATTGTTCTTGATAAGAGTTTTCGTTTTGCCATTCGCATTATCCGACTTTATCAGCATCTTAAAGACACTAAAAAAGAATTTGTGCTGAGCAAACAGATGCTACGATCTGGAACATCGGTAGGAGCAAATGTACGTGAAGGCAATAATGCAGAAAGTAAAGCTGATTTCATTCACAAAATGGGTGTTGCTCAGAAAGAAGCCGACGAGACATTATATTGGCTTGAGTTATTGAATGCAACAGACTATCTAACTATAGCCGAATTTGAAAGCATTTATCAGGATGCCAACGAATTACTAAAATTAATCCGTAGCATTATTCTCACCGCAAAGAGTAATCGCTGA
- a CDS encoding GNAT family N-acetyltransferase, which yields MISIRPGTLEDIPEAFALVMELAVYERAADQVSNTVEQMALDGFGPNPLFGMIMAEDSDTKNIVGMALYFFRYSTWKGKRLYLEDIIVTEDFRGYGVGKLLLDATIETAKETHCTGMMWQVLDWNEPAIGFYKQFGTRFDDGWTNCHLDF from the coding sequence ATGATTTCAATTCGACCTGGCACCCTTGAGGATATCCCTGAAGCGTTTGCTTTAGTAATGGAATTAGCCGTTTACGAACGAGCTGCCGATCAGGTTAGCAACACCGTTGAACAAATGGCGCTTGACGGCTTTGGCCCCAACCCTCTTTTTGGGATGATTATGGCCGAAGACTCAGACACCAAAAATATTGTCGGTATGGCCCTGTACTTCTTCCGCTATTCGACCTGGAAAGGCAAGCGTCTGTACCTGGAAGATATTATTGTGACGGAAGATTTTCGAGGCTATGGCGTCGGAAAACTCCTACTGGATGCTACCATTGAAACGGCCAAAGAAACCCATTGCACCGGTATGATGTGGCAAGTTTTGGACTGGAATGAGCCTGCTATTGGCTTTTATAAGCAGTTTGGTACCCGCTTCGACGACGGCTGGACGAACTGTCATCTGGATTTTTAA
- the rimM gene encoding ribosome maturation factor RimM (Essential for efficient processing of 16S rRNA), which produces MTKDDCYQVGHITKTHGVSGELVLFLDVDNPAEYADLESVLLEVKGELIPYFIESIAIVKGSRAIIAFDDVDTIEQAERLINCGAYLPLDELEPITDETRFYFHEIVGYQIVDAEAGALGIVQGVYAMNAQDLIAMDYEGKEVLIPINSDIVRTIDRANQKLNVALPDGLLAIYMEDNSKDESSEINGDEADDDTDED; this is translated from the coding sequence ATGACAAAAGACGATTGTTATCAAGTAGGTCATATCACCAAGACGCATGGCGTTAGTGGTGAACTAGTGCTTTTTCTGGATGTCGATAACCCTGCCGAATACGCAGATCTGGAGTCGGTATTGCTGGAAGTGAAAGGTGAATTGATTCCATATTTTATCGAATCAATCGCCATCGTGAAAGGTAGTCGGGCCATTATTGCTTTCGACGATGTGGACACCATCGAACAGGCGGAGCGTTTAATTAACTGTGGTGCCTATTTGCCATTGGATGAATTAGAACCGATCACCGACGAAACCCGTTTTTATTTTCACGAAATTGTTGGTTATCAGATTGTCGATGCCGAAGCTGGTGCATTAGGCATTGTGCAGGGCGTGTACGCTATGAATGCGCAAGACCTGATTGCTATGGATTACGAAGGTAAAGAGGTCCTGATTCCAATCAATAGTGATATTGTTAGGACAATCGATCGTGCCAATCAAAAGCTTAATGTCGCTTTACCCGACGGTCTTCTCGCTATTTACATGGAAGATAATAGTAAGGATGAAAGTTCAGAAATAAACGGCGACGAAGCGGACGACGATACCGATGAGGATTGA
- a CDS encoding RluA family pseudouridine synthase, whose translation MAELDDELPEDDELYEHHRIVVDKGQGLLRIDRFLMDRLQNATRTKIQAAIDAESVRVNDKLTKASYKIKPLDVITISLAHPPRDTDVKPENIPINIVFEDDDLLVINKVAGMVVHPAHGNWDGTLVNALVYHFQNLPTSRNGEIRPGLVHRIDKDTSGLMVIAKTEYAMTHLARQFFEHTIERTYNALTWGVPNPLDGTITGFIGRSIKDRKVQVIYDDETKGKWAITHYKTLEELRYVALVQCNLETGRTHQIRAHLKHIGHPLFNDAMYGGDRILRGNPVGSYKAFVENAFKLLPRQALHAKSLGFTHPRTKEWLQFDSDLPDDFQAALNKWRKWKMMNDE comes from the coding sequence ATGGCAGAACTAGACGACGAATTACCAGAAGACGACGAATTATACGAACACCATCGAATTGTGGTGGATAAAGGCCAGGGACTATTGCGGATTGATCGCTTCCTGATGGATCGGCTGCAAAACGCAACCCGAACCAAAATTCAGGCAGCTATTGATGCCGAATCGGTTCGGGTAAATGATAAACTCACCAAAGCCAGTTACAAAATAAAACCGTTGGATGTCATAACGATTTCGTTAGCTCATCCACCTCGTGATACCGATGTCAAGCCTGAAAATATCCCGATCAATATTGTCTTTGAGGACGACGATCTGCTGGTCATCAATAAGGTTGCGGGCATGGTTGTTCACCCCGCTCATGGAAACTGGGATGGTACGCTGGTCAATGCATTGGTCTATCACTTCCAGAATCTACCCACATCGCGTAACGGAGAAATCCGTCCGGGTTTAGTACACCGAATCGACAAAGACACGTCGGGGTTAATGGTGATTGCCAAAACCGAGTATGCCATGACGCATCTGGCCCGGCAATTCTTCGAGCATACGATTGAGCGTACCTACAACGCCCTTACCTGGGGCGTTCCCAATCCACTTGATGGCACCATTACGGGTTTCATTGGTCGATCAATAAAAGATCGGAAAGTGCAGGTAATTTACGACGATGAGACCAAGGGAAAATGGGCCATTACGCATTATAAAACCCTGGAAGAGTTACGTTATGTTGCGTTGGTACAGTGTAATCTCGAGACGGGCCGCACCCATCAGATTCGGGCGCATCTAAAGCACATTGGGCATCCGTTATTCAACGATGCCATGTATGGTGGAGATCGTATTTTACGAGGCAATCCGGTTGGAAGTTACAAAGCCTTCGTTGAAAATGCCTTCAAGCTATTACCCCGGCAAGCTCTCCACGCTAAATCATTGGGCTTTACCCACCCCCGAACGAAAGAATGGCTCCAGTTCGACTCGGACCTACCCGACGATTTCCAGGCAGCCCTTAATAAATGGAGAAAGTGGAAAATGATGAATGATGAATGA
- a CDS encoding RagB/SusD family nutrient uptake outer membrane protein, translating to MNKLKIYALTLVFSGFMASCKEQLDVQNPNQPSSPALKTETGLISFGEGFYITGFRDVKYYDGVPGYFWSGAIGNHELMGDVIGTDIANVFINQIGAPNQVTLDDGTILVNPNSPSKQIDFLRITANVNSTGFQNSTYYEWAYMYNLNNAANTLLANIDATTFSGEADTKKGVLKAWAYWWKGYAYSHIGSMYYAGIINDKANGEVLNGTNGNYVTKEAIIAESNKNFDAAATILGSLTASADYTATMTGLIPSFNRVGKGGILTPAMWVRNINTMKARNILVNTRVSAMTDAQWASILTLTNSGILASDLVFTGRSNAAGDFLSPTAGTVSAKTTGANNTYKISERLIQDFKTGDLRFSNNFVQRSSPYIGETSRGNAFFTRFNLINRGASGSEGSASVITYSNTNAGGYELYLASSYEENQLMKAEALIYTSKIEEGLALIDEVRKAQGAGLTAVAGTSLSLDAAKEELRRERRIGLLFRALSFYDARRWGLLETGRTKAVALSRTGVVSTNATISYGYLDYWDVPDNEIAYNPPVAGSAATKNPKTN from the coding sequence ATGAATAAGTTAAAAATATATGCCTTAACGCTGGTCTTCTCCGGGTTTATGGCGTCCTGTAAAGAACAACTGGACGTTCAGAACCCTAACCAGCCCTCTTCGCCAGCCTTGAAAACCGAAACGGGTCTGATCTCGTTTGGTGAAGGCTTCTACATTACCGGGTTCAGGGACGTAAAATATTACGATGGTGTTCCGGGCTATTTCTGGTCGGGCGCTATTGGCAATCATGAATTGATGGGTGACGTAATCGGAACCGACATTGCCAACGTCTTTATTAACCAGATCGGCGCACCCAATCAGGTTACGCTCGACGACGGTACCATATTGGTCAACCCAAATTCACCCAGCAAACAGATCGATTTTCTGCGCATTACGGCTAACGTTAACTCGACAGGTTTCCAGAACTCCACCTATTACGAGTGGGCGTATATGTACAACCTGAACAATGCGGCTAATACCCTATTGGCGAACATTGATGCAACGACCTTTTCGGGTGAGGCCGATACGAAAAAAGGTGTCCTGAAAGCCTGGGCTTACTGGTGGAAAGGCTATGCCTATTCACACATTGGCTCGATGTATTACGCTGGCATTATCAACGATAAGGCAAATGGCGAAGTACTGAACGGTACCAACGGCAATTATGTAACGAAAGAAGCGATCATTGCTGAGTCGAATAAAAACTTTGATGCTGCTGCTACAATTCTGGGAAGCTTAACGGCCAGCGCCGATTATACCGCTACAATGACGGGCTTGATTCCTAGTTTCAACCGGGTTGGTAAAGGTGGCATCCTGACGCCAGCTATGTGGGTGCGTAACATCAACACGATGAAAGCCCGGAATATACTGGTAAATACACGGGTTAGCGCCATGACTGATGCTCAGTGGGCCAGCATTCTGACACTTACCAATAGCGGTATCCTGGCTTCTGACCTTGTTTTTACAGGGCGTTCCAACGCTGCTGGCGATTTCCTATCGCCAACGGCAGGCACTGTTTCTGCAAAAACAACAGGCGCTAACAACACCTATAAAATCTCTGAGCGCCTGATTCAGGATTTTAAAACAGGTGACCTGCGGTTCTCTAATAACTTCGTGCAACGTAGTTCGCCTTACATCGGTGAAACGTCTCGTGGTAACGCATTCTTTACCCGGTTTAACCTGATTAACCGGGGCGCATCTGGCTCAGAAGGTAGTGCGTCTGTTATCACGTATTCAAATACGAATGCAGGTGGCTACGAATTATACCTGGCTAGCTCGTACGAAGAGAACCAGTTAATGAAAGCCGAAGCACTGATTTACACGAGCAAAATAGAAGAAGGTCTGGCTCTAATCGATGAAGTTCGTAAAGCACAGGGCGCTGGTTTAACCGCTGTTGCCGGAACGAGTCTGTCGCTTGACGCAGCCAAAGAAGAACTACGTCGGGAGCGTCGGATTGGCTTATTATTCCGGGCCTTGTCGTTCTACGATGCTCGTCGCTGGGGTCTTCTGGAAACCGGTCGTACGAAAGCGGTGGCACTTAGCCGCACGGGGGTTGTTAGCACAAATGCAACTATCTCCTATGGATACCTGGATTATTGGGATGTACCGGATAACGAAATCGCGTATAACCCACCAGTAGCGGGTAGTGCCGCCACAAAAAATCCGAAGACTAACTAG